The genomic stretch CATCACCACCACACCCATGAGTCTGCTCGCCCACGAAAAACCACCCGTGCCAATGTCAACCGCTCCCACTTCCTCCGCTCCCGCGGGCGGGCGAACAGCCGGCCCCGGACCTAAATCGAAGACGGTTTTGGTCGGCTTCGATCTCGGCACGAATAAATCGTGCGTCTTGGCCGGTCCCGTCACCGGCACCGATATCACGGTGAGTAAAGTTCTGCCCACCGTCGTGGGTTACGTAAAGGACGGCATCGTCGACGGTATCATCGCCGGCAACGCCCAGACGCTCTTCGGAGACGATGCCGTGCGCAACATGCTCCATGTGCGGCTCGTCGCGCCCGTGGCCGAGGGCAATATCTCCGACCCGGCGGCGGCCCGCGATTTCCTGCAACACTTGCGCACGCTCGTCGATCCCACGGGCACCGCGGAAATCCGCGCCGTCATCGGCATGCCGGCGAACGCCGGCGCTCAAGCGCGCGACGACATCCGCCGTTGCGCCTACGGCATCTTCGATCGCGTGCTCATGATTCCGGAACCGTTCCTCTCCGCGCTCGGTTATCGTGACGACTCGCGCGTCTCGCAGCCGAACTACCTCGATCCCGTGGTAAACTCGCTGTTCATCGACATTGGCGGCGGCACGAGCGACCTGTGTCTGGTTCAAGGCTACTTCCCGACGAGCAAGGACCAGATCAGCATTCCCTTCGCGGGCGATGCCATCGATGAACTCCTGCACAACGAACTCGATCGCGTTTATCCCAACAACGGCCTCTCGCGTCACAAAGTCCGTGAAATCAAGGAAGCGCACGGCTACGTCGGACCTTCCCGGAAACCGCTGGAAGTGAAAGTCATCATGGCCGGCAAGGCGCATACGATCGAACTCGGCGACACGATTGCGCGCGTCTGCAATACGTTGATCGATAAAATCTATCCTGCGCTCACCACCCTCATCGAACGCGCTTCGTCGGATTCCGTGCTCACGCTCCTGCAAAACATCATTGTCACCGGCGGCGGCTCCCAACTCAAAGGAATCGACGCCGTGCTGCAGAAGAAGCTGACGGACGACGGCTACGAAGCGCCGAAGGTCAAACTCGCGGGCCAGGATTACAAGCGGTACGTGGCGATGGGCGCGCTCAAAGCCGCTCGTTCCGCCCGGGAGAATCAGTGGCAGGTGCTCATCGGCTAAACTAAGATCCCCGCTACGATCACCTTTTAACCAAGGCAGGTCCGCCTGAGACCTGCCTTTTTTTGTGGAGCCCGATGACCCGGAAGCAATGCGCAGAATTCCATCCTGAAATCCAGTTTATCCCGTCTCTCCTCTTCGGGCGCATCTGCCGGTTGGCGGTTCCGGCTCCGGCGCGGAGCGGAGTCCGCGCCCTACCTTTTTCAAAAGTCACGATGGGGAGGGCCGGCGAGTCCCTTCGCCGCCGCGGTGGCTGCTACCGCCAATCGGCAGATGCGCCCTTCCTCTTCGGCGATCGATCTCAAGCCGTGACAGGATGACAAGTTGATCGGATGAACGTCCGCCTTTCCGGCCGCGTCACTTGGGACCGCGGCGCCCTCGGCCGCTGCTTCAACCGATGCGGACGAGGGCGTCCGCGGTCCCAGGTCCAAGTCTGAACTTCAACCATCCAATCAAACCAGCGGCTTAGGGACAAGCCACTCCACCTCGGAGTCTACGCCTCAACTCGGAAGCTCCGCCTCAACTCACCGCCGGGTAACTTCCGAGCCACTTCACCACCGGGCAGAATTTCTTCAGCTCCGCCAGCGCCTCTTTCATCGAGCCGTCGTCGTAATGACCGGTGACATCGAGGAAGAAATAATAATCCCACGGCCGCTTCTTGCTCGGGCGCGATTCGATCTTCGACAGATTGATCCCGCGCTCAGCCAGCGGCATCAACATCTTCAACAAGGCGCCGGAATGCGAGGCGGCTTCATCGCCGAGCGACACCAGTAGGCTCGTGATGTCCTTGCCATTACCCACGGGACCCGACGCTTTGCGTCCGATGACAAAAAACCGGGTGGTGTTGTCCGCCTTGTCCTGAATGTTACGCTCGACCACCGGCACGCCGTAGTGCTCGGCCGCCAGCTCGCCCGCGATCGCGGCGGTGCCGGGTTCCTGTTGCGCCAGCTGGACCGCACGCGAGGTGCTCGGCGCGTCAACCAATTGCGCGTGGGGCAAGTGCCGCTGTAACCAGTGGCGGCATTGCGCGAGCGCCTGATCCTTCGAGTACACGCGTTCAATATCCTCGAGCGCCGAGTTCGAAATCAGCGCGTGATTAATCTCGAGATAGATCTGCGCGACAATCTTCAGATCGCTTTCCACGAAGCTGTCCAACGCCTCGCGCACGGAGCCTTCGGTCGAATTTTCGATTGGGATCACCGCGTAATCCGTCTCTCCCTTCTCCACCGCCGTGAAAATATCGCTCACCGTCGCCATCCCGTGATAGTCGACACTCGCGCCAAACTTTTTCAGCGCGGCCGCGTGCGTGTTAGTCGCCTCGGGTCCGAGGTAGGCAATCAACAGCGGCTTCTCCAACGCGATCGCCGCCGACATGATTTCGCGATAAATGGCCCGGAGCGCTTCGTTGCGGATCGGCCCGGTATTCTGGCCCGTGACCTTGCGCATCACGGCGTCTTCGCGCTCAGCGACGTAAATCTGACCACCGGCGCTGCGCTTCACCTTCCCAATTTCAGCCGCGAGCGCGAGGCGTTGGTTGAGCAATTCGACCAGCTGCTTGTCCAGCGTGTCGATCTTTTCGCGGATAGGGCCGAGGTCCATGTCAGTTTTTTGCGGGTTCACTGCCGGCGTCGCTCACGTCGGATGATACGGCGGGCGGAGTCTCACTGCTTACATCGACCTGGCTCGCGTTCGCCTCAAGCGGAAGCTGCTCATCGGCGAGACCCATGTCGGTGTCGGTGGGCGTCTGCGTGGTCGATGTCGTCTTCAGCCACTCGTCAATCTGACGTGAGGACAGAACATCCGAGGCGGGCAACTCGTCGAGGGACTTAATCCCGACAAATTCGAGGAATTGGTCGGTCGTCCCATACTGAATGGGGCGCCCGGGAGAGTCAGCCCGACCGACGATGTAAACCAGCTCGCGCTCGAGCAGTTTATTAACGCCCGCTTCGGCCGAAACGCCGCGGATCGTCTCAATCTCACTCCGAGTGACGGGTTGACGATAGGAGATGACCGCCAGGGTCTCGATCGCCGACTGGCTCAGTTTCGCGGGCGGCGGTTCCTGCCGGAGAATGCGGACCCAACGCGCAAAGCGCGGATGCGTCACCAGTCGATAGCCCGCATTGCCCTCGATCAGCAGCAGCCCTTCGTCCGCCAGGCGGAGATCCCCCGCAATCTGATCCATCGCCTCGCGAATCTGCGTCGCCGTGATCAGCGAGGGCACGTCGGCATAAAGCTCCGGATCCTGCGCTGTCGGCTTCAGCAAAATCTCCACAGGCTCCGACGCTGCCGCCGGGATGCCGGCTTCGGAAATCGGGGTGGGCACTTCCGCCTCCGCGATCGGGGCCGGAGCGTCTTCAGCGGCCGGCTCTTCGCTATCCGTCAACAGGTGGCTCTGCTCGTGGAACCGCGTAAACGCCCCTTGGACGTCTTTGACCGCGAGCGGCTGGCTTGAGGACAGCAAGAGTGCCTTGAGCACCTTTTTCAGATTGAATGCCATGCAGGTATCGGAGATCGAGTGAATGGGGTGGCTCCGAGGCGAAGCAACTCCCAAAACGCTGAGCCTGCGGGTCGGCGGATAATGCTCCGACGATGACGCGGGAGCCTCCGTCTTTCCCACTCAGGTGAACGAGGGTGTTCGTGGTCCCGTTAATCCCGGCCCGGTATCCTGCATCATTGTCCGCAAACGCGCTTGCTCGCCCCCGCCCGCTCTGGTCATCTCCGCCGTTTTTAACTCATGAGCTCTATCCCCGATCCTACCCGCAAGTTCTCCTCCATCGTCAACGACGGTCCCAGCCGCGCCGGCGCTCGCTCGATGCTCCGGCCCGTCGGCTTTACCGAAGAAGACTTCAAGAAACCCGTGATCGGTATCGCCTCGCTGTGGAGCATGGTGACCCCGTGCAACATGCACATCGACAAGCTCGCGGTCGAAGCCGAGAAGGGCGCCAATGCCGCCGGCGGCAAGGCGATCATCTTTGGCACGATCACCGTGTCCGACGGCATCAGCATGGGCACGCCCGGAATGCGTTACTCGCTGGTCTCGCGTGAAGTCATCGCCGACTCGATCGAGACGGTCGCCGCGGGTGAAGGATTTGACGGCGTAGTCACCATTGGTGGCTGCGACAAGAACATGCCCGGTTGCATCATGGCGCTGGCGCGCCTCAACCGCCCGGGCGTCTTTGTCTACGGCGGCACGATCATGCCCGGGATTCACCCGGATTCGAAAAAGGAGTGCGACATCATCTCCGTTTACGAAGCGATCGGCCAGCACGCCGCGGGCAAGATTGACGACGCCGGTCTAAAAAAGATCGAGGCCTGTTCCGTCCCGGGCGCCGGCTCCTGCGGCGGTATGTACACCGCCAATACGATGGCCTCCGCCATCGAGGCACTCGGCATGAGCCTGCCTAACAGCTCCGCCCAGATCGCCATTAGCGCGGAGAAAAAGGAAGATTGCCGCCGCGCCGGCGAAGCCACGCTCGCGCTGCTCAAAGCCGGAATCACTCCGCGCCAGATCATGTCGCGCAAGGCGTTTGAAAACGCCATCACCGTCACGATCGCGCTCGGCGGTTCCACCAACGCCGTTCTCCATCTGCTCGCGATGGCGCACAGCTGCGGCGTGAAACTCTCGATCGACGATTTCACCAAGATCGGCAAACGCGTTCCCGTCCTCGCCGACCTGA from Planctomycetia bacterium encodes the following:
- a CDS encoding rod shape-determining protein — its product is ITTTPMSLLAHEKPPVPMSTAPTSSAPAGGRTAGPGPKSKTVLVGFDLGTNKSCVLAGPVTGTDITVSKVLPTVVGYVKDGIVDGIIAGNAQTLFGDDAVRNMLHVRLVAPVAEGNISDPAAARDFLQHLRTLVDPTGTAEIRAVIGMPANAGAQARDDIRRCAYGIFDRVLMIPEPFLSALGYRDDSRVSQPNYLDPVVNSLFIDIGGGTSDLCLVQGYFPTSKDQISIPFAGDAIDELLHNELDRVYPNNGLSRHKVREIKEAHGYVGPSRKPLEVKVIMAGKAHTIELGDTIARVCNTLIDKIYPALTTLIERASSDSVLTLLQNIIVTGGGSQLKGIDAVLQKKLTDDGYEAPKVKLAGQDYKRYVAMGALKAARSARENQWQVLIG
- the pheA gene encoding prephenate dehydratase — translated: MDLGPIREKIDTLDKQLVELLNQRLALAAEIGKVKRSAGGQIYVAEREDAVMRKVTGQNTGPIRNEALRAIYREIMSAAIALEKPLLIAYLGPEATNTHAAALKKFGASVDYHGMATVSDIFTAVEKGETDYAVIPIENSTEGSVREALDSFVESDLKIVAQIYLEINHALISNSALEDIERVYSKDQALAQCRHWLQRHLPHAQLVDAPSTSRAVQLAQQEPGTAAIAGELAAEHYGVPVVERNIQDKADNTTRFFVIGRKASGPVGNGKDITSLLVSLGDEAASHSGALLKMLMPLAERGINLSKIESRPSKKRPWDYYFFLDVTGHYDDGSMKEALAELKKFCPVVKWLGSYPAVS
- the scpB gene encoding SMC-Scp complex subunit ScpB, yielding MAFNLKKVLKALLLSSSQPLAVKDVQGAFTRFHEQSHLLTDSEEPAAEDAPAPIAEAEVPTPISEAGIPAAASEPVEILLKPTAQDPELYADVPSLITATQIREAMDQIAGDLRLADEGLLLIEGNAGYRLVTHPRFARWVRILRQEPPPAKLSQSAIETLAVISYRQPVTRSEIETIRGVSAEAGVNKLLERELVYIVGRADSPGRPIQYGTTDQFLEFVGIKSLDELPASDVLSSRQIDEWLKTTSTTQTPTDTDMGLADEQLPLEANASQVDVSSETPPAVSSDVSDAGSEPAKN
- the ilvD gene encoding dihydroxy-acid dehydratase is translated as MSSIPDPTRKFSSIVNDGPSRAGARSMLRPVGFTEEDFKKPVIGIASLWSMVTPCNMHIDKLAVEAEKGANAAGGKAIIFGTITVSDGISMGTPGMRYSLVSREVIADSIETVAAGEGFDGVVTIGGCDKNMPGCIMALARLNRPGVFVYGGTIMPGIHPDSKKECDIISVYEAIGQHAAGKIDDAGLKKIEACSVPGAGSCGGMYTANTMASAIEALGMSLPNSSAQIAISAEKKEDCRRAGEATLALLKAGITPRQIMSRKAFENAITVTIALGGSTNAVLHLLAMAHSCGVKLSIDDFTKIGKRVPVLADLKPSGKYGMVHLTRIGGLPPLMKMLLDAGLLHGDCMTVTGKTMAENLKNVQPYPKDQDVIYPLSKPLKADSHLRILYGNLAPGGSVAKISGKEGLTFSGTAIVFESEETALDAILKGRVKAGHVIVIRNEGPVGGPGMREMLSPTSAIMGRGLGKDVALITDGRFSGGSHGFVVGHITPEAARGGPIGVIKNGDLITIDAVKNELTLGLSNRELQTRLKSWKPKKSKETRGTLAKYAKLVT